AATGAAATTAGTCATGCTCGCCCACCCTCCGAATCCGAACCCAACGATGAAAACCCACAACACCACGACTATGTTGATGGCATACATGCCTGTCCAGCTTGGGAGGAAAAATGGAGGCTTTTCTGCTGCATTCTGCATGTAAACCGGAAAAATAGGCGATGTTAGCACGACTAACTTGGAGTGACTTGATTGGGGAAATAACCTGTAAATACTTGTCCATAATGTGGTGACTTTTACTAAGATCACAAAGAGAATTCTGTTCAGACAATATATCTTCTACCTAAACTATTGATGCTAGCAATCATTGAATAAAGGAACTAAGTCAAACATCGAATTGCTTTCTACTATTTTCATTAGGAGACAAATCCAGCTGGGATAAACGAGCTGTGAGATAAACCTGTCAGGATCGTGAGTGATGAAACGACAGTCTTATAATCACACAATTGTAGTTGCGCTGGAGATGCTAACCATTGGATAAAGCCAGCAGAACATTGTTAGAAGGATGATTGCATCGACATCCTTCGATTTTCAAGTTAACACCAAAGAAGAAAggatctttttaattttgaaaatatacgCTTTTCATTTGCATTATATTTGGCACTACAGGTTCCCCCTAAAAACTGGGCGGTCTGAGATTTTGTAGTCTAAAATATGACTGCAGCGGTTGCTAGTGTAACTTTTTCAACATTGAGAGACTTATTTGCAATTAGAATGGAATGAAAACTTTGGAGCAAGCATGGACTGATTACCTGCCGGGCCGAGGCTTTCCTGTAGGTGAGCATATGGGCAAGAGCAGGGATGATGTAGACCGTAAAGCTAACCAGAAATGCCCCCACAGCTGAGTTTATAGGCCCGAAGAAGGGAAAGATAATGGCCAAGAACCATATTGGTATTACTACCGGTAACCTAGCTAGTGCCCTCAAACATATGCTCTTCGTGTCGTGCACACCGAGCACTTTCTCCCAAACAAAGTACAAAGGTGTGCAGGCAAACCCAAATGTTATAAACTGCAAGAAAAGACGATAGTTTTTATTGCTTCTGTAGTCTCAATTTTGGCACTAAACTGCCAGCACCAAAgtcaaaatttgaaggaccTGATGTATAAGCATTAGAATGACAGCAGCATCACGGAAGCCAGTCCGTGGGAGAAGCGAGAAGGCGTTGGAGTGAGTGAGAAGTTGGTCCCCGAAGGCCCAGTAGACAGCAGCAGCAGATGGAATTGTAAGGGTGAACACATATGACGTTGCTAGCAAATATATGTACTTGAACTTTTGAGGCTTCCACATAGCATGCATGATTTCCCTGAAAGCATTAGTGACCAAAACATAAGTCACACTACATATGAAAGCATTGGAATAgtttaaaagaagaaattagcTCATGCTCAATGCATTTGTCAAAGAAGCTCCATCAACGATTTTTCATAGTTACTAAATTAGTACTCTGGCACTATTTTAGGAAGTTTGCAATGCATAAGAAGAATATGTTACTCAATAGAAGTGAAGAAACTACTTACACGGTGACGGCATGGCCACCGAAAGTGTAAAGTATATTGGTGGCACcggtaaaatataaaaccatCTTCGTCGGTCCGGAGTGCGTTACTCCTTTGACCTGTACATGGAAATGGTAAGGGACTCAAAATCTTGTACAAAGTTGTGATGCCAAATTTAATCATGTCGCATGTAATGAAAACTCAAGTACCAAAAGTTATATCGGGACACTTGTGCCAAATACAAAGACAAAAGCTCCTATCCATCTACTAGAAGTGCCTTATTTCTCTAGGCACGAAGCAAATTTTAACACAAAAGTATTGATACCCGTAGAAGATGCAATCGCTTTTTCGTTAATGCAATGATCTTATTTGCAAGATTTCAAGAATGGCAAGTAGGCTGACAATTTTCACTCATATTACCTGGCCGTGAACAAAGGATGCAATCGTCAAATACCAAGCTGTATAAGAGGTCATTCCTAGACCCAGAAAGGACCATATTCTGTAGTTGTGATAAGATGGAATAAACACGGTAGTCGCACAACACGCCCCAAATATGTATGTCCAAGTCCTCTTGTCCAACCGATcgttaatgtaatatatgttACTGCAAATTCATAATGATGATTATGAAATATCAAGGACATTAAATTGCACTTCTCTACATTCCTTAAAGGTGCAAAATTGACATGAAATGCAGCAGCGAAAGAAAGGAATTCAAACATCAACAACCAAAAACACTATAACAGGTATCCAAACCTTGCACAAGCTATAAGCTGGATGACAGAGCCAAATAAAAGGAATGTGCAATTGAAGGCTAATCCCACAGCCTTCCAGTGTGGCCCCAGCAAGCCATCCAACACCTCAAACCACTGCATACACATCGAAAACAAGCAAATTAAACTGATACTCCTACGTTATTGCACCTACAGACTCACAATGATAAAAATAGTTACTctttgattcttgaatttttactaACTGTTCCAAACTGAAAACAATTTCTATTAGAAATATTCTTGGAAGGTTAACCTGAATGACATGATTCTTGAAACTGAcattctctttctcttttctggTTCTGTACTCAACATAGAGTACACTGATAAGATAAGCAGTCCAGCTTCCAAGTAAACCATAAAACACTTGGAGAATTACTCCTGAGAGCATTCCCACTTGAGAAAAAGAGTACGGCAAAGTCAACAAAACTTGTGCCACCTGCATCCAAAACATCCAAGACTCAACTTTCttatagaaatgaagaaactttgagaaaagagctaagcacaacaaagtttgtataatggcagaaaattcacaaaaattaacTCTTTAGTGGAAAAATTGCACTTCTGATCCCATGCGATTGAGGATGTTTGGACctacaacataaaaaattgtagCATTTTTTTGTATCCGaggatgaaaaattataccatttttggtcccaaatGCTACAATGTTTTAGCCTCTGGACCAAATGTACTAAAATCGCAAACTATGTGACCAAAAATGCAACATCCCCCCTCTATGATACGGGCTAAAAATGAAACATCCCCCTCTTTAgcatttcttgttttctgaACTTTGAGAATTACCTGATTCGAGGCACAGCTGAACCAAGCATCATACACAGACCCTCCATGCCAAAGAAAACTTTTGAAGTTACGCCTGGGATGAATGTCCGCTGCTTCTTCCTCTACCTGATGATGATCATCATGATCATTCTCATTCATATTCCCAGGGACAATGGCTTCTTCTGCTTGTTTCTGGGGCACCATTTTCTTCACTATAAGCTCTGaaactcaaaataaacaagaatCCAATCAGAGAAGTTCAGAATCAATCAGAATTGTGTACTGAAATGATGGAATAAAGCAAACACTTTTGCCTGAAAAGACAACAAACTCATACTAAACTCCTTACACTTTTGTGGGAGTGAGGTCTCTTTCTTGAAAGTGCTATGACTATGAGTGTATTGTGCCTAACTGaagctaatatatatatagccaaaTGTACACAAACCCGAAAGTTCAGACACATtttcaaatacatttttgtaaAAGTAATCATAATTTCGCTGTACTCCCACCTATTTTTAGAGTGCTTACAGTGAAGACTGATTTTTGGCGGACACAGGCTGCAGAGGGCGGTTACAAATTGTGCAGACTGTTGATTTCCAAGAAGAAGCAGTGTAGCAGCTTAAATGCCATTCCACATTTATAAACAAGAaagatctctctctctctctctctctctctctctctctctctctctctctctttgtgtgtgtgtgtttttccaACTCAAAAATCACGACTTTTTCCCTCCTTGATCCTTAGTAAATAAGGGTTCTTGGTTATCTggttgaaaaagaaaaaaaatttgacaaaccAAGGCACAGATGATTGGTTAAGAGGAGAGCTATTGAAGCTAGATAGCCAAGAAACTGCCCAGAGAGAAACGTTTCCTTGCTGCACACACTAATACAGGCGTAAAGCCTCTCTGTTAATTTGCTCTTCTTACAATAATGAACACAACAgacagtgtgtgtgtgtgtgtgtttttttgaTAATCGAGAGATGATTAAGGGAGAGGCTGCTCTGAGTTCTCTCTCTTGAGTGTAAATAAAGATAGCCAggaagagggagagagagagagagagagagagaaagagatgggGAAAAGCTCTTTTTGCAGCAAAAGAGGAGGCACTTTTTCCACACAATCTTTTTTTCCTAGCAGAATTGAGAAATACAACAAGGGAGAGCAATGCAACAAGAATTCCTTCTCTTTCTCCCTTCTGCGCCTTCTCTTTTGTGTTCCTCTGTCTCAATGTGCTTCTCTGTTTGCAGATGGAGACAGTCAGAGATTTTTCTCCAACCACTTGTGCTTTTACACTTGTAGTAGCTGTGTCATACTCTCTTTTCAAATTGATGAGCAATCGAAACAGGGTgaaattttaatctaaatccaattttatgtaaaaaaataaagcctTAATTTGAAAGTCCCTAAATGGGAATATATTTTCCTGAATTCTGTGCatgcaacttttaaggaaTATTTGCAATAGCTCCAACCAAAAAAAGCTGCAAGTTAATCAATAATCAAAGTTGGAAGTACGTAAAAACAAAAGctaaaaatcgaaaaaaaaaaattgaagttgcaatatttgtaaaataatttaatatttacaatctTACTAATAAACTGCAAAAGTTGATAGAGAGCtgcttataattattatccaaaatcaatttaatttaatcaattcaaaatcaaaaactataaaataaaaaccattatttttaatttattttgaacaataacctcataaatacttattttaatatttacaaacaaCCAATTACACAGCTGACCAGCAATTGATTGATAATGATTATAGTtgataagtttgaaattttatttatatttttgaaaaatagataaacttaaaaattcaTGTGTTTTGTAGGTGAAAAATGGCCCTAGGAATCATACAAATAGGAAGTTTTCTCCTCATGCGGCTCAAGAAAGCAAAAGCACATCTTTGATTTAAGTTGGTATAATTGCTCTACAACTTGTTGCTATTCTATTTCAAAAGCAGGATGGATGTTGACcagagaaataattaatactagTAAATAAAACAGACTCGATGCATGTGCataatttatattctatttatttaataaatgcaaaaaaaaaagaataaaataataattgattaaaatcgGGCAATCATTATTGAAGTATATGGATCATAGCGTTGAAGGGCAATTCCcgtaataagaataaaattgtataagTACCTTTAATTTTTGGGATTTTACTTAAAGTTACAATGTTATTATGGTATTTTGACCTATAAGCTAACACCCTCGAGAAATTTCTTCACGATAGATGAATTTGAGTGGGTGTTtgatgttttatattatactgGGGGTATTTGATACCAACCTAataaatagaagaagaaaaagtaaatttaacctttaaagaaataataaatacattagagggtattttagtcaattaAGTTCCTAATTTCAAGAGATTGAgccttaataaatagtataaattgaattttatcaaGCAAAGAAAATGGGAGTTGAACAACATTTTAATTCAGCAACGAACCCTAATTTAATCAGCGAAATTCAGACCCCATAACTATGAGGTTATAAGTTTAAATTCTAAGTGTGCAATATTAATccactttaaaaataattgtgtttttatattgtaattgtaattaaccGCTagataatcataaatattattagattGCGATAATCGGTACGTGGATTGGTATAATCGTTAATATTTAAGACAGTATGAGTGTTAGAAGGTGTATTTTATTTCCCGATGCTAGATAGTGTttattgtgaatttttttcaagTCACAATTAATTCAGAAGAAAAAAGTTGGTCAGTTCATCAATTTAAAGGGTATTTAGCTAAgcttatttataaatattataaattcatacatttaagctcaaaaaaatatcttataaaatatttgaaagtttatAAAGTGTTGAAGTATTTGATAACTTTAGGCAAACATCCTCTTAATGGTAAAAATCTGAGAAGATATGAATGTGGAACAATTAGGGAAATAAGGTTCCctccagaaaaaaattattataattaggcatatttttttattttatttttttatttttttgggataataAAAGACTAATAGAATATTTAGTCCAGTGTCGAATTTATAGCATCTATCATAAACCAATTGTGCGCATCAAACTTGATGAGGTAAGACAAGCTATTAGTATCACATAAGAGGCATTATCTACTCTGActtcataaattttacaattttattttgaaatgacGCATTGTAAAGAAGAGTAAATGGACTTTATAAGTTGCACAATCTCCACTTGTGCAATTGATATAGAATGATGTGCAACATTATTGGCGTTTTCAGATGAGGGGCTTGTGATGGGCAAATGGCATTGTCCTCATAGATGTCGCAAAAATGATGCAACGAGCAacataaatgatattttgtgGCTCGAAGTATTGTTATCTCTGACTTCACGAGCCTCACAAGTTCGTTCTAAAAGATTATTTCACTGTTTAGgcgaaattacacttttatctTATAGAGttttaacacttttggtcctttgCTTTACcgaattttctaaaattgaaagaacTCAACACATATAATCTCATAAATCCCATAAAAGACTAAatctattgaattttttttcaattttggaaccattttgaaaattctataaaatattagactAAAAATGTTGAACCCTCTATCctattggactaaaaatataattttttctgttgCTTCAAAAAGGTCTTGAGACTTATAAGTTGGATAAACTCTTCGCTGCAATCAATGTGAAATACATGACTGTATCATCATAtgcatttaacaaaaatatctaccttttttttggtttttctttctaaaagtTGTATTCTAGTAACAAGAATCCCTAATAATTTCTTGAAAGAGTAAAGGGGTGTCCTCCTTCCTTCATAGGTTCTTCCACCACTTTGAAATCCTTGTATTTTAATCACCATATCATACTCTCATGCTCCCCTCTTTTGTGCTGCTAAATGGGTAGATTAGAGAATAATTCTTCATATCTTTCTCTTTGGTAAAAAGCACAAAATTGTTGGTTGGGAATTAAACTCCATAATTAGTGGGAGACCTAATGATTAAAGATAAAGAGCTCATTCTACAATGTAGCCTACTTCAAAATTATCACCCATCATTACTTATCAcacatcttttcttttcaactaTATTCATATGgacaatttgaatttcaaagaaaattttaaaagaaaaaagaattcaaataattatattatggtTGTATTTTGATTGAGAATccgaaattatgaattttcaaattttagtaacaaattctttgaatttgttagaattaattctaatgATATGATCGGTATGAAGAAATAGATTAGGAACCGAATGAGCATtcctaaatttatttgaatatggTTGGTACAACTTaagaaattgtaattaaatttttcgaATTCTTCCATCAAATCGAAATTCTTTGTGACAAAATTTTTTCCAAAGAAATTCTAATCAAGGATTTGAAAAGTTACTAATGTCAGATATATTTAACACGCAAAAACCACgtgttcaaaaattaaattatttatattctttcaGTTACATTTGAATTGATGTGTTTGAATTAGAAGAAAGTATTTAaagaatgaattttaaatgactccatgtcaaaataatttgaaaatacattagtattcaacaaaataaagcTCAAAACTAAAGTTAAAGTATCTAAAATCCttcgaatttaaaataattcaaataaatttaaaatatttattattaagaatttgaaatccatgaCCTTCAAACGTCCGAATCCTCGTTGTAATCTTTTTCAAGCTTGTGATTGAACTCGACTCTggagtaattttttaaattaatttttctacacAACTTAATGGCCAAAATACCTACTTTTCTAAATTGTGATTAAtctgatttaataaaaaaattatgaaagccAAACATATCATGAGACAAGTCATATTCCAATTCTTATCAGCCAATCTTTGTTGTTGCAATAAAGTTTTTGATAATgcttcattattattttctactaGCCTTTCTCATCTACTGCTACTCCTACcactaatatattattatttcctaataatatttcttttataacttttcctctttttttttttaaatccttTTGTCTGATTCTTCAATGAAGTAATTAAGCTAAATGATCCTTAATCACattaaataatctttaaatagcatagaaaaatttttgtccaaacaaaaataatttttgatttgCCTATTAGATCACTTACTAGGAATTAGGACGGatcaacttttaatttaataaattatactaatatatttcGAAACTTATATTGGTACTAACTCGTtatactattacaaaataaaaataaaaataaattattctttatataatGAATAACAATCGcttaaaacttaaattttggctacaattaattaatatttggtatgattttaattaaagtttaatACAAACGCCCCCCAAACCTATAGAGGGCAATGCATTTTGCCCCTCAAACTTCAAATCCAAGCGAAAAACACCTGAACCTTTGTAAAATATTGCGTGATACTCCCTAATTCTGTTTTCAGTGAAATATTCTACTTAGTTTAAGTTATGTGCATGTTGCCCCTTAAACTTAACAAATATACGCATTCAACTACctaaactatttaaaatttcacacTTCAGACGTCGTTTGATATatagaaacaataaaaaagataattttgtaTCATCATTatatctctcatttttttttttcctaaattgaACTACAAAAATGTTATGTACATGCATTACCTACGGTATCATAACAATGATGAGGATAAAAACtgtaaaaatta
This region of Sesamum indicum cultivar Zhongzhi No. 13 linkage group LG4, S_indicum_v1.0, whole genome shotgun sequence genomic DNA includes:
- the LOC105160898 gene encoding auxin transporter-like protein 2; this translates as MVPQKQAEEAIVPGNMNENDHDDHHQVEEEAADIHPRRNFKSFLWHGGSVYDAWFSCASNQVAQVLLTLPYSFSQVGMLSGVILQVFYGLLGSWTAYLISVLYVEYRTRKEKENVSFKNHVIQWFEVLDGLLGPHWKAVGLAFNCTFLLFGSVIQLIACASNIYYINDRLDKRTWTYIFGACCATTVFIPSYHNYRIWSFLGLGMTSYTAWYLTIASFVHGQVKGVTHSGPTKMVLYFTGATNILYTFGGHAVTVEIMHAMWKPQKFKYIYLLATSYVFTLTIPSAAAVYWAFGDQLLTHSNAFSLLPRTGFRDAAVILMLIHQFITFGFACTPLYFVWEKVLGVHDTKSICLRALARLPVVIPIWFLAIIFPFFGPINSAVGAFLVSFTVYIIPALAHMLTYRKASARQNAAEKPPFFLPSWTGMYAINIVVVLWVFIVGFGFGGWASMTNFIKQVDTFGLFAKCYQCQPPAKH